A single Lolium perenne isolate Kyuss_39 chromosome 6, Kyuss_2.0, whole genome shotgun sequence DNA region contains:
- the LOC127307318 gene encoding rhodanese-like domain-containing protein 11, chloroplastic, with product MAAPPLSLARRVAGASFPAAAAHSSSRSSHLRPRLLPSKRWSRVVRMGAAVGGGQGGAEEEETRQAKEMAAARRRWETLIREQKIKTLTPREAGYTFKLTDKVLLDVRPSNERQKAWVKGSTWIPVFDVDTSSDVNGLSKKAFSFVMGGWWSGSSTMSFNKNFVQQVQEKFPKDTDIILVCQKGLRSIAASEQLYNAGFENLFWVQGGLEAAEEEDFEREGSQPFKLAGIGGISEFFGWTDQQRAQAAKEGWSYRLLFTGRLVGAIVLADALFVGAQSIGPLLQQLQSR from the exons ATGGCAGCGCCACCTCTGAGCCTCGCACGCCGCGTCGCCGGCGCATCCTTCCCGGCCGCCGCGGCGCATTCCTCCTCCCGTTCCAGTCACTTGCGTCCTCGCCTGCTCCCTTCGAAG AGATGGAGCAGGGTGGTGAGGATGGGGGCGGCAGTGGGAGGCGGGCAGGGgggcgcggaggaggaggagacgagGCAGGCCAAGGAGATGGCCGCCGCGAGGAGGCGGTGGGAGACGCTG ATCAGGGAGCAGAAAATCAAGACCCTTACACCCAGGGAAGCTGGCTACACGTTCAAACTGACGGACAAGGTCCTTCTGGATGTTAGGCCCTCAAATGAGCGCCAAAAG GCCTGGGTGAAAGGCTCTACCTGGATTCCTGTATTCGATGTGGATACGTCGTCTGATGTGAATGGCCTAAGCAAGAAAGCATTCAGCTTTGTTATGG GTGGCTGGTGGAGTGGCAGCTCAACAATGTCATTCAATAA GAATTTTGTACAACAGGTCCAGGAGAAGTTCCCAAAAGATACAGATATTATCCTAGTGTGCCAGAAAGGACTGAG atcaattgctgcttccgagcaaCTTTACAATGCTGGTTTTGAAAATTTATTCTGGGTTCAAGGAGGGCTAGAAGCTGCTGAAGAGGAG GATTTCGAGCGGGAAGGTTCCCAGCCTTTCAAGCTTGCTGGTATTGGTGGCATTTCTGAATTTTTTGG CTGGACGGATCAGCAACGTGCACAGGCTGCAAAGGAAGGATGGAGCTATCGGCTGCTCTTCACGGGCCGATTG GTTGGAGCAATCGTGCTAGCAGATGCTTTATTCGTCGGTGCACAAAGTATTGGCCCTCTGCTTCAGCAATTGCAGTCTCGTTAA